ATCATGAATACATTCATGGTTCTTCTTGGTCCACTTTCGGATAATTTGTAGTGCATTCCAATAGTGCTCACCTTCTTCAGTATCTATGGGAATCCATGCATTTTGCTTTAAGGTTTCAGGAGACAATTCTTTTCGAAAACGCTCGGCCACTTTCATTCCTTTAGAATACAAGTTGGCTCCAAAACCTCGACTACCGTGATGTGTCACCATCATCGTATTACCGGTTTCCTTAGAGATTCCCACAAATAAAAAATGGTTCCCATCTCCTTGTGTTCCTAAATGGGATCTTGCCGCGGAAATACACTTTTGGTCATTCAAAAAGTAATTGCCTTCAATCTCTGCCAATAATTCCATTGGAAATCGAAATTGATCTTCCCTGGAACGACCACCTGGACCAAAATGGGTTACCCCATGCGCAGCGTTCAATACATCCTTTGGGTCCGCATTTCCAAAATCTGTCAACAATACGGAACAACAGATGTCCGCACTGTGCATTCCCGGGTGGATTGCATTTTTGGCAACGGCCACTCCGCCTACTGGAATAGTTCCCGCTGGACCTGTAGGACAGGCATCAGGCATTATGGCCCCGTCCACCAATGTTGGAGTCTTCATTAAGGCGTCCATTGTTTCAATAACAGAATTGACATTCGTCTCTTCCATTTCATTTTCTGCCCTAATGTTTACCGAAAAAGGAATGGCTTCTTTATGTATGCCAACTGCAGGTGGCGACTCGAATTGTTCCAAGTAGTTATTCAAAGCGTCGCCTTGCAATTGGTTTTCATTGATATAAGCAATAGCCTCCTTAAACCATTTTCCAGATTTGAAGCCTAGCGCTATCAATTCCTTTCCTGTAAAGATATTTTTTGGTTCCATTTCTTTTCTTTTTGAAGCCCCGTCGACTCCCCGTTCGACGGAGCACTACTGATGCGCTTAAAGGCGCTTTATGATTCCATACAAAGATTTAACACTAACTACGCATTCTTTTTGCGCAGATAAATGAAATCATTAATTTTCAATAAAAATAGATGGTATGGCCCTCAATAAAAATGCACTGATTCGCTACAAAACCATTGATAAATGCTTGCAGAATGGGTATCGTCAATGGACTCTGAAAGATTTAATCGAAGCTTGTTCCGATGCACTATATGAATATGAGGGACGGTCTATCAATGTCAGCAAGCGCACGGTACAGTTGGACATTCAGATGATGCGCAGTGACAAATTGGGCTACAATGCCCCCATAGAGGTGTATGATAGGAAATACTACCGCTATGCCGATGAGGGCTATTCGATGACGGAGATCCCTTTAAATGAAAATGACATGAATGTGCTCTCCGAAACAGTGGAAATGTTGAAGCAGTTTAAAGACTTCTCGTTGTTCTCTGAACTAGGAGGTATTATCCAAAGATTGGAAGACAAGGTTTATACTGAGAAAACTCGAAGTTCTTCCATCATCCATCTTGATAAGAATGAAAACCTTAAGGGCCTACATTGGCTGGATGAATTGTACCAAGCTATTCAAAAGAAAGTCGTCCTAAAAGTGGAGTACAAGTCCTTTAAGGCCACTGAAGCGAACCTGATTACGTTTCACCCGTATTTGCTAAAGGAATTCAACAATCGGTGGTTTTTAATCGGTATGGGCAATAAAAACCGAGGAGTTGTCAATCTCGCGTTGGACAGAATTGTTGCTGTGGATTATGATTTCTCAACTCCTTATGAAGAAAACGATTTTGATGCTGATGCTTTCTATAAAGATGTGGTTGGCGTAACGGTAAGTAGGGTGCGTCCGTCCGTTGTCAAGTTGTGGATTGACAAACACAACGCCCCTTATGTATTGACGAAACCTTTACATCATTCACAACGTTTGGTCAAAGAATACGAAGATGGAAGCATTGAAATTACCTTTTTGGTAAAACCCAACTTTGAGTTGGAACGTCTGCTCTTGGGTTTTGGAGAATCCATGGAGGTGCTAAAACCCGAAAAATTGAGAAACCGAATTGCTGAGAAGCTGAGGAATGCAGTAGGGAAATATAGGATTCCACCCATTTAACTCATCGGGGGCGCCTTTTCACTCATTGTTGATTTTTTGCGTCATGGTTTATATAGAGTTTTGGTCCAACAACTGAAAATAACTAACCATGAAAAAGATAGCGTCACTTGTTTTCCTGTTCATTTTCGCCCAGGTTTTTGCCCAAGAATCCTTAAAGGTTAAACTAAACGATTCAAGTCAGTTAAGGCTGTCCGGCTTGAAAATTAACGTCAGTATTGTGGGCAATTTTGCGAAGACGACCTATGATATGAGGTTTTATAATGAATTGGACCGCACTCTGGAGGGAGAATTGGTATTTCCGTTGGCAGAAGGGCAAGCGGTTTCGCAATTTGCCATGGATGTCAATGGGAAGCTTCGAGATGCAGTAATTGTAGAAAAGGAGCTGGCCCGAGTTGCTTTTGAAAACACTGTAAGGCAAACGATTGATCCGGGCCTTCTTGAAAAAACAGAAGGGAACAACTACAAAGCCAGGGTCTATCCAATATTACCTAAAGAATATAAGCACATTGTATTGACCTTTGAACAAGAACTGGCTGCATTCAATCAACATCACACCTATGAGCTGCCATTAAGCTTGGATGAGGAACTGGAAAATTTTTCAATACGGTTACAAGCGTTTAATGGAGAATCCTTGCCTAAGATTAAAAGTGCCAACTACAAAAACTTCGTTTTTAAAGAAGGGAATGGTGTTTTTACCGCTAGTATTGAACTTCGGAATCATAAACCATCTTCTCCAGTTATTGTAGAATTACCAAATTCAAATAATGAAGCCAATAGCTTAAGTTATAAAGATTATTTCTACCTCAACAAGAAGCTCAAACCGAATACAAGGTTAAAACAAAAGCCTGGAAAGATTACTTTGCTTTGGGATACTTCGTATTCTTTGGCAAATAGAAATCTGGACAAAGAACTGTCAATTCTGGACGCCTATTTTGAGTATTTGAGAGCGGTAGAGGTTCACTTTATTGCCTTTAGCAATTCCGTGCATCAAAACACTGTTTACAGAATACTGGACGGAAACTGGGAAGAGCTCAAAAAAGTACTTTTGGAGACCAAGTATGACGGTGGAACGTCTTTGAACCTTTTCAAGTCGTTGTCAAAATCAGATGAAATCTTACTGTTCACGGACGGATTGGCAAATCTTGGGGATTTCCCAACCGCAAACAAACAAGTGGTGTATACCATCAATTCCAGTATAGCTGCAAATCATGAATCGCTTAATACAATAGCGACCTCTTCGGGAGGCAATTATGTGAACCTCGTTCGATTGCCACAAATAGAGGCTTTGAATGCACTTAAGGAAGAGACTTTTCAATTTTTAGGCACCGTTTCCAACAGCGCTATCCATGAAGTATATCCAAGGACCAAAACCAATGTTTATGGGGATTTTTCCATTTCAGGGAGATTTTCCGAAGAAACCACAATTGAACTGTTATTTGGGTATCAAGGAAAAGTGACCGAACGCGTAAAGGCTCCCATAAGAAAAACTTCAGAAAACGAATTGATCAAGAGGCTTTGGGCCAAACAGAAATTGAAGCACCTAAATGCGCATAAAAAAAGCAATAAGGAACAAATCATCTCGCTTGCCAAGACCCACCATTTAATTACGGATTATACCTCTATGTTAATCTTGGATAGAATTGAGGATTACGTCCGTTATCGTATTGAACCACCTCAAGAATTGAGGGCTGAATATAAAGAACGTATTAGGGATTTAAAGTCGGCCGAAGCTGAAAAACAGGAAGATTTAAATGATAGGAAGGAGTATTTATTTGACGATTATGAGACCCTATTGGATTGGTACAATACAACATATCCAAAGGAAAAAACCAGACCATCCAAAAACGAAACATCAAATACTCAAAATACCGGTAGATCTTCAGGGGCCGTTCATACAACAAACAATACTTCTTCATCCACAAGAACGAACATAGCTATAGATTCTACAAGGGGAATGGTCTCAGGAACGGTTTTGGATTCCAATAATGTTCCACTCCCGGGTGCCAATGTGGTAGTAAAGGGAACCACCAACGGAACAACAACGGATTTTGATGGCAATTTTGTAATCCATGCGGAAAAAGAAGATGAACTCGTTATTTCTTACCTAGGATATTCAAGCTCGAATGTGGTAATCGGAGAGTCAAATTCAATTTCAATTTCTTTGGAAGAGGATACATCCAGTCTTAATGAAGTGGTGGTTGTAGGACACGGTGTTCAAAGAGTACAGCAAATGACCGCTTCCGTGACATCGGTTGCGCAATCCTTGCAAGGTAGGGCTGCTGGAGTTCAAGTTACCCAGAATTCCGGTGTGCCAGGCGATGGAACAACTGTGACCGTAAGAGGTGCTAATTCGATTTCAGGGGAAAGCAATGCACTTTATATAGTTGACGGGGTTCCTGCGAATGCCAACGGAATCCAGGAAATCAACCCAGAGGATATTGAAGACATCCAGATGTTAAAAGCCATGAACGCTTCCGCATTGTATGGTAGTAGGGGAGCAAATGGGATTATTATTATCACCACAAAAAAAGGTCTGGAATCCAATACGGAAGCCATAGCGGAATTGGATAGAAAAATTGCGGAGAAAATAGAATTAAAAGCATGGAACCCAAACACTCCTTATATCAAGATTTTGGAAAAGGAACGCACGGTTGAATCAGCATATAAAAAATATTTTGAGATTAGAAATGACTATTCCAATAGCCCGTCTTTTTATTTGGACGTATCGGACTTCTTTGACAAAAAGGGGAAATCCAATATCGCAATTACAATTCTGACCAATCTTATGGAAATAGAGTTGAACAATCATGAGATCATGAAAGCCTTGGCATACAAGCTAGAATATTTTAAGCAGTATGGATTGGCATCCATTGTTTACAAAAAAGTGTTGGAATTGAGACCAGAGGAGCCACAATCGTACCGCGATTTAGCTTTGGCCTATGAGTGTGATGGCAAAATTCAAGAAAGCTTTGATATACTTCATAAAATATATAGCGGTGAATTGTTGGAGAAAGATGAGGAAGAGCGTTTTATGGTATTGAGCAAATAGCATTTGTGGAGTTGACCAGATTGGTTAATACGTGCGGGAAGAAGCTAAAGCTGACCAAGACCAAAAAGGAAAAGTTCAAAGAAATGCCTGTTGATGTTCGGGTTGTCATAGATTGGAACCACAACGACACCGATATTGATTTATGGGTGGTGGACCCCAATGGTGAAAAAGCATATTACAATAATGCAAAAACCAAGATTGGAGGCCGTATGTCAGAAGATATGACAGAAGGTTATGGCCCCGAAGTGTTTATGCTTAAAGAGGCGCCCAGAGGGGAGTATAAGATTTTGGTAGATTATTATGCAGACAATGTTCAAAAAATATTTGGTCCAACAGTTTTAAAAGTTACGATGTTTACCAACTATGGCAGGTCGAACGAAAAGAAGGAAACTATGATTGTAAGACTTGAACAAGAAGAGGATGTACTGGAGGTTGGGAGTTTTAGATTTTGATTTTAGAAAGGAATGTGACATCAAACGGACGTATGTTGACATGTACCCCTTCAATCAAACCGTGGTTCTATATGGCAAAAAGGACATTTAAAATCAGACATTATTCTGGTTCCATTTTTGTTAGGTAAGTATTCAGGTTGATTTACAAGTCATTGAAAATAGATACAAAAAAGCGCAATCTCAGGTGAGATTACCAAGTGCTAAAAAAGCCCTGGCACAAGCTGAGGGTTTTTTTGTGGACCAAACCTATTTTTCAGTATAATGTTTGTTGAACTGATTCGGATCATTTTGTAGGTCAACAGGCTAAAATACCTTTGAACTCATTTAAACTTTTTGGAATGAGACGAAAATTAGGGATTTTGTGCCCAGTTGAAGGCTTTTTTGAGTTGCATAGCTGGGCTACGGAAGGAAAAAAAGATGAAAAATGGGTGCAAAAGGAAAATTTTTTAGCCATTTGAAAAAGTTTAAATGAGTTCTTTATGTAAACCGTAAAAGTAAATGCCATGAAACCTAAAAAGTATCCAAAAGCAGACATTGACAGAAACATTGGGTTATACTTTTTGATAGGTCTCAATTTAGCGTTGTTCACAACATGGAGGCTTCTCGAAATGAAAACCTATGAAAAGCCACAACAATTTGCTGAAATCGTACAAGTTGTGGAAGATTTTGACGAAGAGGTTCCCCAAACCGAACAGGTTAAGGTAGAAGCGCCTCCACCACCGCCCAACGCCCCGGATGTCATCGAAATTGTTGATGATGTGGCCGACATTGAGGAGACCATTATTGAAACTACGGAAAGCAGTCAGGAGACTTATATTGAAGATGTGGTGGTTCGTGTGGATGACGTAGAGGTTGAGGAAGTTGAGGAAGAAATATCGGTGCCGTTCGCCGTCATCGAAAAAGCACCCATATTTCCGGGTTGTGAGGGCTTGGAAACCGAAGAGGAAAAAAGGGAATGTTTTAACCAAAAAGTACAGGAACATATTCACGACAATTTGGTCTATCCCGCAGTTGCTTTGGAATTGGGCATTAAAGGAAGGGTATTTGTAACCTTTGAAGTGGATGCCAACGGAAAAGTGGCAAATATTCGGCAAAGAGGGCCGGATCGTATCCTGGAGGAAGAGGCGGTGCGGATAATTGCCAGTTTGCCGGAAATGACTCCTGGAAAACAACGGGGAAAAAACGTCAAAGTGGGGTACAGCGTTCCCATAAACTTTGTTTTTAAGGCACAATAATTATAGTTTGCCCTGGGCAATCAAATCGTATTGACTCGGCAGCTTTCAGGACACTCACTGTAGAACCGTTGGATTTCAAAAGGGCAACTCATATGGACTTTGATCGGTGGAGGCTGGGTCCATCCTTTATAGCGCAGTACATCAGGTTCCCATGGCCAATTTAACCATGGAATAGTGTGATTTTTCGCTCCCACATACAGGGCAGGTGTAATCGTCCGGTAACTTTGCAAAGGTTGTGGCCGGAGATATTCCCGAACGGGCGTCCCCAACTTTGGCATCATAAATGGTCAAACAATTTTGGCATTGCATCACTTCCTGCAATTCTTGTTCAACCTTCTTATGCGTCTTCTCCGTCCGTTCTTTTCCAGCGTACAATTGTGCAAAGTACTTTTTGCTCAACTCCATTAGGACTTGACTCAACTGTGATTTGTCCACTTCCTGGGCATAGAGCACATATGCATCGGAATTTGGGTCAAAATTCTTAAAGTGCAATACGTTGAATGTGGGTTTGACCTCGAAATCCTTAATAACTTCGGGAATAGGATTCTTTTCAATGATAATTGAGGAAAAATGCGAACGTTTTCCCACATCATTACTAATGCCAAAAGTCAGCCCATAGGTACTAATGTCATTTTCGTTGAAATGCTTGACCAAATCCCTTTTGAGTTCCAGGGCTGCATCATCATCTACGGGCAGGTGCCAGTTCATTTCGAGCTGTGAGTGCCGTACATTGATTCCTTTTTGGCCGAGGAAACGCTCTAAATCCGGGCGACTTTCCTTTCGGATTCCTTTAACAATGAAGGATTTCCAGGGGGTGATGCATATTTTCCCAATACTGTTGTCCAAACAAAAACCACAAAAATCCTTCAAAAACCCCAAATCATATCGATTGTTACGCCAATAGAGGCCTAACCAAAACTTATCAAGTCCCATACGATTCATTCCTTCATAATAAGGGAAGGTCAAAAACGGCACTTCAAGTGGTTTTGATACCGTACGATTGTTCGTTTGCAGGTTTTGGCTAAGTATCGAAAACAGCTGATCCACGTTATCGATTGTGGGATAAATGGCCTCAATCACATTTGATACTTGAACAATGTCCCAACTGTAGATCAGAACGGGATAGTAGGCCCTTTTTTTCCAGTGTGGAAGAAAGATGTTGAGGTACCAATAATCTTCTTGTTCAGAGGCGATAAAATTCAAATTTCCATTGAAAATGGGCACCAGTCGTTGTTTGGGGTCGGTGATGTTGATTTTGAGTTTGGGGCTAAAATCGAACTGTTCCAGCAGATAGAGGTAGGTTGACCCCTTGAGCCAAAAGGTCATATCAAAAATATCGGCTGAAACGTATGAGCATACAATATTTTGAAAACTACGGTCAGATACGATATGGGAACTGTACCTTGAATTTTTGTTGAGTGCTGTTTTTTCAGCTTTGGACAAGGGGAACAGCAAATCTTGCCGGGAACCAAAAAACACCTCTGAAAGTCCGGCCATCTCCAACATGGTGATGCCATCCTTGAGCTCCCCGGGAGAGGTCACTCCGCCTTTGATCAAAATTCGATGTAGATCGTCATTTTTTACGCTCATGCCGCCGTTGTTCTTTGTTGTTCATTTAGGATGGCTTTTACTTCCGGCTTACAACTTCCACAGCCCAGCCCGGCACCGGTTTGGGCACAAAGTTCCTTGAAATCCCCACACCCACTGGCAATGGCGTCTTTCAGGTTTCCCACACCCACTTGGGAGCAGGAGCAGACCAACTTCCCTTTTAAGGGTTCACTGTTTGAACTGCCGCGCAACAATTCTTCCCGCTTATCGGACAGTTCAATTTCCTCTTCTATCAATCTTTTGAATTCGGCAAATTCACTTTTGTCCCCCATCAAAATAGCCCCTTTGAGGGTGTCATCCTTTACAATGCATTTTTTGTAAAAGCGCTTGCTCACATCCATTAGAAGAATCTCTTCGTAGCTGGAATCATCCTTTGGTGTATTGACCATACCAATACTACAAAGATCCAAGTCCTCGAACTTAAGAATGTTCATGGGAACGGAACCCGAATAGCTATTGCTCAAATCACCCAAAAGATAATTGGCGGCAATATCGGCCTGTTGTTCCGCAGCAGAGGTAATACCGAAAAGCGCGTGCTCAAATTCGGCGATTTCACCCAGGGCAAAAATATTGGAATCGCTTGTTTTAAGATATGGGTCCACCACAACACCCCTTCTTGTTGCCAGACCGGCTTCTTTGATGATATGGATATTGGGCTTTGTACCAATGGCATAAACAATAGCATTGCAGTTCAAGGTTTTTCCTGTCTTGAGGACCACGTTTAAAATGTTTTTACCTTCCTTTTCCCCAAATACGGTGCTTACCTCATTGTCAAAGTACAATTGTATTCCCCGATCTACAACATCTTCTGCCAGCAATCTGCTGGAGATGGGGTCCAATTGCCTTTCCATAAGCCGTGGGGCACGTTGAATGATACTGATGTTTACGTTCTTCTTTTTGAGTGCGGCAGCGAGTTCAAGGCCCAGAAGGCCGCCCCCTACAATAACCACATGTTGCTCCTGGTTGGGAAGCCCGGTCCCTTTTAAGTAGTTTTTTAGGGCATCCGCATCATTGCGCTCGCGCATGGTAAAACGACCGGGCAGATCAAGTCGCACATCATTGGGAACAAAGGCACGACTACCGGTGGCGATTATTAATTTGTCATACGAATGTTTTGATCCCTTGTCATCAATGACAATTTTTTCCCGGGGAAGGATTTTTTGGATGCCATTTTCGCCATGAAGGGTAACGTTAAGGCTTTTCAGCTCCCCCTTCTTCAATTTTTGGAGGGCTTCCCAGGGTAAATCCTCATTCACATATTCGGGAAGGAGCACACGGTTGTAAAACGGATATTTTTCTTTGGAGAACACTTGTATTTCATCAACCTCGTTCTTTTCCCGAAACGATTGTATAAAACGATAGGAGGCTGCCCCTGCACCAATGA
The sequence above is a segment of the Muricauda sp. SCSIO 64092 genome. Coding sequences within it:
- a CDS encoding helix-turn-helix transcriptional regulator; translation: MALNKNALIRYKTIDKCLQNGYRQWTLKDLIEACSDALYEYEGRSINVSKRTVQLDIQMMRSDKLGYNAPIEVYDRKYYRYADEGYSMTEIPLNENDMNVLSETVEMLKQFKDFSLFSELGGIIQRLEDKVYTEKTRSSSIIHLDKNENLKGLHWLDELYQAIQKKVVLKVEYKSFKATEANLITFHPYLLKEFNNRWFLIGMGNKNRGVVNLALDRIVAVDYDFSTPYEENDFDADAFYKDVVGVTVSRVRPSVVKLWIDKHNAPYVLTKPLHHSQRLVKEYEDGSIEITFLVKPNFELERLLLGFGESMEVLKPEKLRNRIAEKLRNAVGKYRIPPI
- a CDS encoding YfaP family protein, giving the protein MELTRLVNTCGKKLKLTKTKKEKFKEMPVDVRVVIDWNHNDTDIDLWVVDPNGEKAYYNNAKTKIGGRMSEDMTEGYGPEVFMLKEAPRGEYKILVDYYADNVQKIFGPTVLKVTMFTNYGRSNEKKETMIVRLEQEEDVLEVGSFRF
- a CDS encoding RtcB family protein encodes the protein MEPKNIFTGKELIALGFKSGKWFKEAIAYINENQLQGDALNNYLEQFESPPAVGIHKEAIPFSVNIRAENEMEETNVNSVIETMDALMKTPTLVDGAIMPDACPTGPAGTIPVGGVAVAKNAIHPGMHSADICCSVLLTDFGNADPKDVLNAAHGVTHFGPGGRSREDQFRFPMELLAEIEGNYFLNDQKCISAARSHLGTQGDGNHFLFVGISKETGNTMMVTHHGSRGFGANLYSKGMKVAERFRKELSPETLKQNAWIPIDTEEGEHYWNALQIIRKWTKKNHECIHDATLAKLGINPENRYWNEHNFVFRDDELFYHAKGATPLDAKFMPDITGPRLIPLNMSEPVLIVEGETSRTNLGFAPHGAGRNVSRTQHRKSKEGTFQEIFDEETKGLDVRFFSNEIDITELPSAYKNVETVRNQIEEFGLGTVIDEVIPYGCIMAGDWKKNASWKKKRNKGK
- a CDS encoding VIT domain-containing protein; this encodes MKKIASLVFLFIFAQVFAQESLKVKLNDSSQLRLSGLKINVSIVGNFAKTTYDMRFYNELDRTLEGELVFPLAEGQAVSQFAMDVNGKLRDAVIVEKELARVAFENTVRQTIDPGLLEKTEGNNYKARVYPILPKEYKHIVLTFEQELAAFNQHHTYELPLSLDEELENFSIRLQAFNGESLPKIKSANYKNFVFKEGNGVFTASIELRNHKPSSPVIVELPNSNNEANSLSYKDYFYLNKKLKPNTRLKQKPGKITLLWDTSYSLANRNLDKELSILDAYFEYLRAVEVHFIAFSNSVHQNTVYRILDGNWEELKKVLLETKYDGGTSLNLFKSLSKSDEILLFTDGLANLGDFPTANKQVVYTINSSIAANHESLNTIATSSGGNYVNLVRLPQIEALNALKEETFQFLGTVSNSAIHEVYPRTKTNVYGDFSISGRFSEETTIELLFGYQGKVTERVKAPIRKTSENELIKRLWAKQKLKHLNAHKKSNKEQIISLAKTHHLITDYTSMLILDRIEDYVRYRIEPPQELRAEYKERIRDLKSAEAEKQEDLNDRKEYLFDDYETLLDWYNTTYPKEKTRPSKNETSNTQNTGRSSGAVHTTNNTSSSTRTNIAIDSTRGMVSGTVLDSNNVPLPGANVVVKGTTNGTTTDFDGNFVIHAEKEDELVISYLGYSSSNVVIGESNSISISLEEDTSSLNEVVVVGHGVQRVQQMTASVTSVAQSLQGRAAGVQVTQNSGVPGDGTTVTVRGANSISGESNALYIVDGVPANANGIQEINPEDIEDIQMLKAMNASALYGSRGANGIIIITTKKGLESNTEAIAELDRKIAEKIELKAWNPNTPYIKILEKERTVESAYKKYFEIRNDYSNSPSFYLDVSDFFDKKGKSNIAITILTNLMEIELNNHEIMKALAYKLEYFKQYGLASIVYKKVLELRPEEPQSYRDLALAYECDGKIQESFDILHKIYSGELLEKDEEERFMVLSK
- a CDS encoding rubredoxin, which gives rise to MSVKNDDLHRILIKGGVTSPGELKDGITMLEMAGLSEVFFGSRQDLLFPLSKAEKTALNKNSRYSSHIVSDRSFQNIVCSYVSADIFDMTFWLKGSTYLYLLEQFDFSPKLKINITDPKQRLVPIFNGNLNFIASEQEDYWYLNIFLPHWKKRAYYPVLIYSWDIVQVSNVIEAIYPTIDNVDQLFSILSQNLQTNNRTVSKPLEVPFLTFPYYEGMNRMGLDKFWLGLYWRNNRYDLGFLKDFCGFCLDNSIGKICITPWKSFIVKGIRKESRPDLERFLGQKGINVRHSQLEMNWHLPVDDDAALELKRDLVKHFNENDISTYGLTFGISNDVGKRSHFSSIIIEKNPIPEVIKDFEVKPTFNVLHFKNFDPNSDAYVLYAQEVDKSQLSQVLMELSKKYFAQLYAGKERTEKTHKKVEQELQEVMQCQNCLTIYDAKVGDARSGISPATTFAKLPDDYTCPVCGSEKSHYSMVKLAMGT
- a CDS encoding energy transducer TonB; the encoded protein is MKPKKYPKADIDRNIGLYFLIGLNLALFTTWRLLEMKTYEKPQQFAEIVQVVEDFDEEVPQTEQVKVEAPPPPPNAPDVIEIVDDVADIEETIIETTESSQETYIEDVVVRVDDVEVEEVEEEISVPFAVIEKAPIFPGCEGLETEEEKRECFNQKVQEHIHDNLVYPAVALELGIKGRVFVTFEVDANGKVANIRQRGPDRILEEEAVRIIASLPEMTPGKQRGKNVKVGYSVPINFVFKAQ